The Alosa sapidissima isolate fAloSap1 chromosome 5, fAloSap1.pri, whole genome shotgun sequence genome has a window encoding:
- the LOC121710048 gene encoding transcriptional regulator ATRX-like isoform X2 produces MTAGRIPTWVPVGIWTHTCPEPRYGKLNVLVTKLQEFLSHVADEQDEDVPLPQHLNGLVAANSIVSQETDQTLKEETLPSCSNETKQLHETRQPPNARSRRKPLIVVRHTGQDESDCSSDNRSIASNDSSDLNLDFLPKGTVVVRPQPVEDDGDEFRGPEFGSKTRNFDYQVVSCTACGQQVNHFQKDSVYRHPALKVLICKSCFRYYMSDDISKDADGTDAQCRWCAEGGNLICCDYCTNAFCKKCVLRNFGRKELSVIMDADKKWHCYVCCPEPLVKLVMACDATLQNLHNCGTRRGRLDPQRGKILDQKGQHHQTQDGQSFSLSSGLLQRTQRLIEMTMALNQSFVQFMEGCEEDSSDEEEDRTLKLRDYSNVPIDLQNAYDALQQAVEMELRRSGQDDLRTLYPSNEQEQPASKVKDGQTSAMGDDQENERDIQPMDEESRCSLWVQQTPPQSSSTDASMEGSGMFESDKSSSPDLEMTSMKKSMPQGQSSSPSYSSSSSSSTLTPRVKPRPRGRGRPRKHPPKLQRPVEPSSHSSSSETGGCASESGCDSDFKDQQTTTKGVSSLTNFYLQTVNCTACGQQMNHFQWDAMYRHPALGVLICKSCYSYYMSDDISKDVDGTDEQCRWCAEGGNLICCDYCTNAFCKKCILRNFGRKALSAILYAGKKWHCYVCNPEALVGPVLACDATLESLHNYGTKRARLDPQRTDIFVQKGPFGHTQDFFVSVHLSERNQRLVEMTTALNESYMQFMQSFQEVNFDDEEERTMKLKAYFHILVDLKKAHDALKSTVEAEIQRCPLKGP; encoded by the exons atgaccgcaggtcggattccaACCTGGGTCCCCGTTGGCATTTGGACCCATACATG CCCAGAGCCTAGATATGGAAAATTGAACGTGCTGGTCACAAAACTTCAGGAGTTTCTGTCTCATGTGGCTGATGAACAAGATGAAGATGTGCCATTACCACAACATCTGAATG GTTTGGTGGCTGCCAATTCCATAGTGTCCCAGGAAACTGACCAAACTTTAAAGGAGGAGACGCTG CCCAGTTGCTCTAATGAGACGAAGCAACTTCATGAGACCAGACAGCCTCCCAATGCTCGTTCCAGGAG GAAGCCCTTGATAGTGGTCAGACACACTGGTCAGGACGAGTCGGACTGTTCCTCGGACAATAGAAGCATCGCATCCAACGACTCCAGTGATCTAAACCTCGACTTTCTCCCAAAAG GGACGGTTGTGGTGAGACCGCAGCCTGTGGAGGACGATGGGGATGAGTTCAGAGGTCCAGAATTCGGCAGCAAAACACGAA ACTTTGATTACCAGGTAGTAAGCTGTACGGCTTGTGGACAGCAGGTCAATCACTTCCAGAAGGACTCTGTCTACAGACATCCAGCCCTCAAAGTGCTCATCTGCAAG TCTTGTTTCAGATACTACATGAGCGACGACATCAGCAAGGATGCCGATGGGACTGATGCCCAATGCAG ATGGTGCGCAGAGGGAGGTAATCTGATTTGTTGTGACTACTGCACCAACGCCTTCTGTAAAAAGTGTGTGTTGCGCAACTTTGGACGTAAAGAGCTGTCCGTCATCATGGACGCTGATAAGAAATGGCACTGTTATGTGTGTTGCCCTGAGCCTCTTGTGAAGCTGGTCATGGCTTGTGACGCTACCCTTCAGAATCTGCACAATTGTGGTACAAGAAGGGGGCGCCTGGACCCGCAGAGAGGGAAAATTTTGGATCAAAAGGGTCAGCATCACCAGACTCAAGATGGtcagtccttctctctctcctctggccTTTTGCAAAGGACTCAGCGCCTGATTGAGATGACCATGGCACTCAACCAGTCATTTGTGCAGTTTATGGAAGGCTGCGAGGAGGACAGCAGTGACGAAGAGGAAGACAGAACCCTTAAACTGAGGGACTACTCCAATGTTCCCATAGACCTACAGAACGCCTATGATGCCTTGCAACAGGCGGTAGAAATGGAGCTTCGTAGAAGTGGACAGGACGACCTGAGGACGCTGTACCCTTCCAACGAGCAAGAGCAGCCTGCATCCAAGGTCAAGGATGGTCAAACGTCTGCTATGGGAGATGAccaagagaatgaaagagacatTCAACCAATGGACGAGGAGAGCAGGTGCTCGCTATGGGTACAGCAGACGCCTCCCCAGTCATCATCTACTGACGCTAGCATGGAGGGAAGTGGCATGTTTGAGTCGGACAAGAGCTCATCCCCTGACCTTGAAATGACCAGCATGAAGAAGAGCATGCCTCAAGGCcagtcctcctctccttcttactcctcatcctcctcctcttccacacTGACCCCGCGAGTGAAGCCAAGGCCGAGGGGAAGGGGACGCCCCCGTAAACACCCCCCCAAATTACAGAGACCAGTGGAGCCCTCATCTCACAGCTCTTCGAGTGAGACAGGGGGGTGTGCCTCCGAGAGCGGCTGCGACAGTGATTTCAAAGACCAGCAGACCACAACCAAAGGGGTTTCCTCACTGACTA ACTTTTATCTGCAGACTGTCAACTGCACAGCTTGTGGACAGCAAATGAATCACTTTCAGTGGGATGCCATGTACAGACACCCAGCGCTCGGAGTGCTTATCTGCAAG TCTTGTTACAGTTACTACATGAGCGATGACATCAGCAAGGATGTGGATGGGACAGATGAACAGTGCAG GTGGTGTGCTGAAGGGGGGAACCTTATTTGCTGCGACTACTGCACAAATGCCTTCTGTAAAAAGTGTATTTTACGCAACTTTGGACGTAAAGCGCTGTCAGCCATCTTGTATGCAGGCAAAAAATGGCATTGCTACGTCTGCAACCCGGAGGCATTAGTGGGCCCGGTCCTGGCTTGTGACGCTACCTTAGAGAGCCTTCATAACTATGGCACTAAAAGGGCTCGTCTGGACCCTCAAAGAACCGACATTTTTGTCCAGAAGGGTCCATTTGGCCATACTCAGGATTTCTTTGTCTCCGTTCACCTCTCTGAGAGGAACCAGCGTCTCGTTGAGATGACCACGGCACTTAATGAGTCCTATATGCAATTCATGCAGAGCTTCCAAGAGGTCAACTTTGAtgacgaggaggagaggacaatgAAACTCAAAGCATACTTTCATATTCTCGTAGACCTTAAGAAGGCCCATGATGCCTTAAAGAGCACTGTGGAAGCAGAAATCCAGAGATGCCCGCTTAAAGGCCCATAA
- the LOC121710048 gene encoding transcriptional regulator ATRX-like isoform X3, whose translation MSTDILSPEPRYGKLNVLVTKLQEFLSHVADEQDEDVPLPQHLNGLVAANSIVSQETDQTLKEETLPSCSNETKQLHETRQPPNARSRRKPLIVVRHTGQDESDCSSDNRSIASNDSSDLNLDFLPKGTVVVRPQPVEDDGDEFRGPEFGSKTRSKQNRLIKQNFDYQVVSCTACGQQVNHFQKDSVYRHPALKVLICKSCFRYYMSDDISKDADGTDAQCRWCAEGGNLICCDYCTNAFCKKCVLRNFGRKELSVIMDADKKWHCYVCCPEPLVKLVMACDATLQNLHNCGTRRGRLDPQRGKILDQKGQHHQTQDGQSFSLSSGLLQRTQRLIEMTMALNQSFVQFMEGCEEDSSDEEEDRTLKLRDYSNVPIDLQNAYDALQQAVEMELRRSGQDDLRTLYPSNEQEQPASKVKDGQTSAMGDDQENERDIQPMDEESRCSLWVQQTPPQSSSTDASMEGSGMFESDKSSSPDLEMTSMKKSMPQGQSSSPSYSSSSSSSTLTPRVKPRPRGRGRPRKHPPKLQRPVEPSSHSSSSETGGCASESGCDSDFKDQQTTTKGVSSLTNFYLQTVNCTACGQQMNHFQWDAMYRHPALGVLICKSCYSYYMSDDISKDVDGTDEQCRWCAEGGNLICCDYCTNAFCKKCILRNFGRKALSAILYAGKKWHCYVCNPEALVGPVLACDATLESLHNYGTKRARLDPQRTDIFVQKGPFGHTQDFFVSVHLSERNQRLVEMTTALNESYMQFMQSFQEVNFDDEEERTMKLKAYFHILVDLKKAHDALKSTVEAEIQRCPLKGP comes from the exons ATGTCAACAGATATTCTCAG CCCAGAGCCTAGATATGGAAAATTGAACGTGCTGGTCACAAAACTTCAGGAGTTTCTGTCTCATGTGGCTGATGAACAAGATGAAGATGTGCCATTACCACAACATCTGAATG GTTTGGTGGCTGCCAATTCCATAGTGTCCCAGGAAACTGACCAAACTTTAAAGGAGGAGACGCTG CCCAGTTGCTCTAATGAGACGAAGCAACTTCATGAGACCAGACAGCCTCCCAATGCTCGTTCCAGGAG GAAGCCCTTGATAGTGGTCAGACACACTGGTCAGGACGAGTCGGACTGTTCCTCGGACAATAGAAGCATCGCATCCAACGACTCCAGTGATCTAAACCTCGACTTTCTCCCAAAAG GGACGGTTGTGGTGAGACCGCAGCCTGTGGAGGACGATGGGGATGAGTTCAGAGGTCCAGAATTCGGCAGCAAAACACGAAGTAAACAGAATAGATTGATCAAACAAA ACTTTGATTACCAGGTAGTAAGCTGTACGGCTTGTGGACAGCAGGTCAATCACTTCCAGAAGGACTCTGTCTACAGACATCCAGCCCTCAAAGTGCTCATCTGCAAG TCTTGTTTCAGATACTACATGAGCGACGACATCAGCAAGGATGCCGATGGGACTGATGCCCAATGCAG ATGGTGCGCAGAGGGAGGTAATCTGATTTGTTGTGACTACTGCACCAACGCCTTCTGTAAAAAGTGTGTGTTGCGCAACTTTGGACGTAAAGAGCTGTCCGTCATCATGGACGCTGATAAGAAATGGCACTGTTATGTGTGTTGCCCTGAGCCTCTTGTGAAGCTGGTCATGGCTTGTGACGCTACCCTTCAGAATCTGCACAATTGTGGTACAAGAAGGGGGCGCCTGGACCCGCAGAGAGGGAAAATTTTGGATCAAAAGGGTCAGCATCACCAGACTCAAGATGGtcagtccttctctctctcctctggccTTTTGCAAAGGACTCAGCGCCTGATTGAGATGACCATGGCACTCAACCAGTCATTTGTGCAGTTTATGGAAGGCTGCGAGGAGGACAGCAGTGACGAAGAGGAAGACAGAACCCTTAAACTGAGGGACTACTCCAATGTTCCCATAGACCTACAGAACGCCTATGATGCCTTGCAACAGGCGGTAGAAATGGAGCTTCGTAGAAGTGGACAGGACGACCTGAGGACGCTGTACCCTTCCAACGAGCAAGAGCAGCCTGCATCCAAGGTCAAGGATGGTCAAACGTCTGCTATGGGAGATGAccaagagaatgaaagagacatTCAACCAATGGACGAGGAGAGCAGGTGCTCGCTATGGGTACAGCAGACGCCTCCCCAGTCATCATCTACTGACGCTAGCATGGAGGGAAGTGGCATGTTTGAGTCGGACAAGAGCTCATCCCCTGACCTTGAAATGACCAGCATGAAGAAGAGCATGCCTCAAGGCcagtcctcctctccttcttactcctcatcctcctcctcttccacacTGACCCCGCGAGTGAAGCCAAGGCCGAGGGGAAGGGGACGCCCCCGTAAACACCCCCCCAAATTACAGAGACCAGTGGAGCCCTCATCTCACAGCTCTTCGAGTGAGACAGGGGGGTGTGCCTCCGAGAGCGGCTGCGACAGTGATTTCAAAGACCAGCAGACCACAACCAAAGGGGTTTCCTCACTGACTA ACTTTTATCTGCAGACTGTCAACTGCACAGCTTGTGGACAGCAAATGAATCACTTTCAGTGGGATGCCATGTACAGACACCCAGCGCTCGGAGTGCTTATCTGCAAG TCTTGTTACAGTTACTACATGAGCGATGACATCAGCAAGGATGTGGATGGGACAGATGAACAGTGCAG GTGGTGTGCTGAAGGGGGGAACCTTATTTGCTGCGACTACTGCACAAATGCCTTCTGTAAAAAGTGTATTTTACGCAACTTTGGACGTAAAGCGCTGTCAGCCATCTTGTATGCAGGCAAAAAATGGCATTGCTACGTCTGCAACCCGGAGGCATTAGTGGGCCCGGTCCTGGCTTGTGACGCTACCTTAGAGAGCCTTCATAACTATGGCACTAAAAGGGCTCGTCTGGACCCTCAAAGAACCGACATTTTTGTCCAGAAGGGTCCATTTGGCCATACTCAGGATTTCTTTGTCTCCGTTCACCTCTCTGAGAGGAACCAGCGTCTCGTTGAGATGACCACGGCACTTAATGAGTCCTATATGCAATTCATGCAGAGCTTCCAAGAGGTCAACTTTGAtgacgaggaggagaggacaatgAAACTCAAAGCATACTTTCATATTCTCGTAGACCTTAAGAAGGCCCATGATGCCTTAAAGAGCACTGTGGAAGCAGAAATCCAGAGATGCCCGCTTAAAGGCCCATAA
- the LOC121710048 gene encoding transcriptional regulator ATRX-like isoform X1 — MTAGRIPTWVPVGIWTHTCPEPRYGKLNVLVTKLQEFLSHVADEQDEDVPLPQHLNGLVAANSIVSQETDQTLKEETLPSCSNETKQLHETRQPPNARSRRKPLIVVRHTGQDESDCSSDNRSIASNDSSDLNLDFLPKGTVVVRPQPVEDDGDEFRGPEFGSKTRSKQNRLIKQNFDYQVVSCTACGQQVNHFQKDSVYRHPALKVLICKSCFRYYMSDDISKDADGTDAQCRWCAEGGNLICCDYCTNAFCKKCVLRNFGRKELSVIMDADKKWHCYVCCPEPLVKLVMACDATLQNLHNCGTRRGRLDPQRGKILDQKGQHHQTQDGQSFSLSSGLLQRTQRLIEMTMALNQSFVQFMEGCEEDSSDEEEDRTLKLRDYSNVPIDLQNAYDALQQAVEMELRRSGQDDLRTLYPSNEQEQPASKVKDGQTSAMGDDQENERDIQPMDEESRCSLWVQQTPPQSSSTDASMEGSGMFESDKSSSPDLEMTSMKKSMPQGQSSSPSYSSSSSSSTLTPRVKPRPRGRGRPRKHPPKLQRPVEPSSHSSSSETGGCASESGCDSDFKDQQTTTKGVSSLTNFYLQTVNCTACGQQMNHFQWDAMYRHPALGVLICKSCYSYYMSDDISKDVDGTDEQCRWCAEGGNLICCDYCTNAFCKKCILRNFGRKALSAILYAGKKWHCYVCNPEALVGPVLACDATLESLHNYGTKRARLDPQRTDIFVQKGPFGHTQDFFVSVHLSERNQRLVEMTTALNESYMQFMQSFQEVNFDDEEERTMKLKAYFHILVDLKKAHDALKSTVEAEIQRCPLKGP; from the exons atgaccgcaggtcggattccaACCTGGGTCCCCGTTGGCATTTGGACCCATACATG CCCAGAGCCTAGATATGGAAAATTGAACGTGCTGGTCACAAAACTTCAGGAGTTTCTGTCTCATGTGGCTGATGAACAAGATGAAGATGTGCCATTACCACAACATCTGAATG GTTTGGTGGCTGCCAATTCCATAGTGTCCCAGGAAACTGACCAAACTTTAAAGGAGGAGACGCTG CCCAGTTGCTCTAATGAGACGAAGCAACTTCATGAGACCAGACAGCCTCCCAATGCTCGTTCCAGGAG GAAGCCCTTGATAGTGGTCAGACACACTGGTCAGGACGAGTCGGACTGTTCCTCGGACAATAGAAGCATCGCATCCAACGACTCCAGTGATCTAAACCTCGACTTTCTCCCAAAAG GGACGGTTGTGGTGAGACCGCAGCCTGTGGAGGACGATGGGGATGAGTTCAGAGGTCCAGAATTCGGCAGCAAAACACGAAGTAAACAGAATAGATTGATCAAACAAA ACTTTGATTACCAGGTAGTAAGCTGTACGGCTTGTGGACAGCAGGTCAATCACTTCCAGAAGGACTCTGTCTACAGACATCCAGCCCTCAAAGTGCTCATCTGCAAG TCTTGTTTCAGATACTACATGAGCGACGACATCAGCAAGGATGCCGATGGGACTGATGCCCAATGCAG ATGGTGCGCAGAGGGAGGTAATCTGATTTGTTGTGACTACTGCACCAACGCCTTCTGTAAAAAGTGTGTGTTGCGCAACTTTGGACGTAAAGAGCTGTCCGTCATCATGGACGCTGATAAGAAATGGCACTGTTATGTGTGTTGCCCTGAGCCTCTTGTGAAGCTGGTCATGGCTTGTGACGCTACCCTTCAGAATCTGCACAATTGTGGTACAAGAAGGGGGCGCCTGGACCCGCAGAGAGGGAAAATTTTGGATCAAAAGGGTCAGCATCACCAGACTCAAGATGGtcagtccttctctctctcctctggccTTTTGCAAAGGACTCAGCGCCTGATTGAGATGACCATGGCACTCAACCAGTCATTTGTGCAGTTTATGGAAGGCTGCGAGGAGGACAGCAGTGACGAAGAGGAAGACAGAACCCTTAAACTGAGGGACTACTCCAATGTTCCCATAGACCTACAGAACGCCTATGATGCCTTGCAACAGGCGGTAGAAATGGAGCTTCGTAGAAGTGGACAGGACGACCTGAGGACGCTGTACCCTTCCAACGAGCAAGAGCAGCCTGCATCCAAGGTCAAGGATGGTCAAACGTCTGCTATGGGAGATGAccaagagaatgaaagagacatTCAACCAATGGACGAGGAGAGCAGGTGCTCGCTATGGGTACAGCAGACGCCTCCCCAGTCATCATCTACTGACGCTAGCATGGAGGGAAGTGGCATGTTTGAGTCGGACAAGAGCTCATCCCCTGACCTTGAAATGACCAGCATGAAGAAGAGCATGCCTCAAGGCcagtcctcctctccttcttactcctcatcctcctcctcttccacacTGACCCCGCGAGTGAAGCCAAGGCCGAGGGGAAGGGGACGCCCCCGTAAACACCCCCCCAAATTACAGAGACCAGTGGAGCCCTCATCTCACAGCTCTTCGAGTGAGACAGGGGGGTGTGCCTCCGAGAGCGGCTGCGACAGTGATTTCAAAGACCAGCAGACCACAACCAAAGGGGTTTCCTCACTGACTA ACTTTTATCTGCAGACTGTCAACTGCACAGCTTGTGGACAGCAAATGAATCACTTTCAGTGGGATGCCATGTACAGACACCCAGCGCTCGGAGTGCTTATCTGCAAG TCTTGTTACAGTTACTACATGAGCGATGACATCAGCAAGGATGTGGATGGGACAGATGAACAGTGCAG GTGGTGTGCTGAAGGGGGGAACCTTATTTGCTGCGACTACTGCACAAATGCCTTCTGTAAAAAGTGTATTTTACGCAACTTTGGACGTAAAGCGCTGTCAGCCATCTTGTATGCAGGCAAAAAATGGCATTGCTACGTCTGCAACCCGGAGGCATTAGTGGGCCCGGTCCTGGCTTGTGACGCTACCTTAGAGAGCCTTCATAACTATGGCACTAAAAGGGCTCGTCTGGACCCTCAAAGAACCGACATTTTTGTCCAGAAGGGTCCATTTGGCCATACTCAGGATTTCTTTGTCTCCGTTCACCTCTCTGAGAGGAACCAGCGTCTCGTTGAGATGACCACGGCACTTAATGAGTCCTATATGCAATTCATGCAGAGCTTCCAAGAGGTCAACTTTGAtgacgaggaggagaggacaatgAAACTCAAAGCATACTTTCATATTCTCGTAGACCTTAAGAAGGCCCATGATGCCTTAAAGAGCACTGTGGAAGCAGAAATCCAGAGATGCCCGCTTAAAGGCCCATAA